A single region of the Methanobrevibacter millerae genome encodes:
- a CDS encoding DUF2149 domain-containing protein, with protein sequence MVRKKQRRRSNRVEEDPMAGTANLVDAMLVIAVGFLVFVIISWNMQSIVFNDDMTQEQKQQVMETISSVSEVTQGQELNETPDTSNSSGQGYTEMGKVYKDPSTGKLIMVEG encoded by the coding sequence ATGGTTCGAAAAAAACAAAGAAGACGATCTAATCGTGTTGAAGAAGACCCTATGGCTGGTACGGCTAACCTTGTGGATGCAATGCTTGTTATTGCAGTTGGTTTTCTTGTCTTTGTAATCATCAGTTGGAACATGCAATCAATTGTCTTTAATGATGACATGACGCAAGAACAAAAGCAACAGGTTATGGAGACTATCAGCAGTGTTTCTGAAGTTACTCAGGGTCAGGAACTGAATGAGACTCCAGACACTTCAAACAGCTCAGGTCAGGGTTATACTGAAATGGGTAAGGTTTATAAAGATCCATCGACAGGTAAGCTGATTATGGTAGAGGGTTGA
- a CDS encoding MotA/TolQ/ExbB proton channel family protein, with product MSVSIPGGEFLTGSLDVISQSLTIPVLVILLIIVIISIISLGGLISEYTSRKKVPVGTIRDLIYQINSAASVDALIGIIEGAEIPKSQKKVLTEIASSSALDVNSREALARKLVEYEEEKIDNTLRKTDIITKVGPTLGLMGTLIPMGPGLAALGAGDVNTLAESLTLAFNTTIVGIGSGALCYFIGKIRSGWYDRYLSDLDALSDAVLDYMNKQ from the coding sequence ATGAGTGTAAGTATACCTGGTGGAGAATTTTTAACCGGTTCTTTGGATGTTATTTCACAGAGTCTGACCATTCCTGTATTGGTTATTCTTTTGATTATTGTGATTATTTCCATAATCTCATTGGGTGGATTAATATCTGAATATACTTCAAGAAAGAAAGTTCCAGTCGGAACTATAAGGGATTTGATTTATCAAATCAACTCTGCCGCTTCCGTTGATGCACTTATAGGCATTATCGAAGGTGCGGAAATCCCAAAATCCCAGAAAAAAGTTTTAACTGAAATCGCTAGCTCTTCAGCATTGGATGTAAATTCCAGAGAAGCTTTAGCACGTAAATTAGTCGAATATGAAGAAGAAAAAATCGATAATACATTAAGAAAAACCGATATCATTACAAAAGTGGGTCCTACCTTAGGGTTAATGGGTACTTTAATTCCTATGGGTCCGGGTCTTGCTGCATTAGGCGCAGGTGACGTAAATACCCTTGCGGAATCATTGACGCTTGCGTTCAACACAACAATTGTAGGTATCGGTTCCGGTGCTTTATGTTATTTCATCGGTAAAATCAGATCCGGCTGGTATGACCGTTACTTATCCGATTTGGATGCTTTATCTGATGCTGTTTTGGATTACATGAATAAACAGTGA
- a CDS encoding cobaltochelatase subunit CobN — protein sequence MSCINATFALEDNGTVIADSVSSQNQAYNKTMLLVSDNSGTNILDSAANEVLNNYSDVNIQVRSSAQISTMKEEELFNLVEKSDIVLINWLTTDADSVFTNLLIKHPDLSNKEMFLVLESSSSSQLKTFNLVKNSTINYHKIFSDGIFTADYLNEYFQTTKRGQSFNTVSDYLTNGNGNKANPLFNQAVLYKDCNDKENAINEILWALNACGYNCQYLAPNFHESYQYGLYRDRYMTLEEYMKLYFNSSNAYTVGLLESNMYVSSASLEPYYSLINALEAKGVNVIPVVAAGGSDDQLKVMVEYFTNAPDYESFLENSSNYESYVDAIISMPAYGIGGTLFDKVTEFFETAGVPVFRAVHSDYVSNEEWELSTTGLPGNRSDKWWHVAIGEAQGIIEATFVGGVTNEISATTGAKLTGYKSHETNIDLFTDRIISWIDLQYEENQNKKISLLYYNYPPGKQNIGSSYLDSMTSIYNLLQTLKAEGYDVGQLPDNVSQLEDMIIKSGINVATWAPGELEKLANRSNVVLLPVSEYVEWFESLEPISKLQVTEGPVAYIGELSRNAIAIDYTDPMDERLTDWYGEIIALLPDNYTSRAIPILDNIVSALRKYLSTGLESDYEIFLKYKQEWADLDVPGLNGWGEAPGNIMTVWRNGTQYFVIPGLTFGNVFVAPEPQRGWEADSDALYHSTAVAPTHQYLAAFYYFQEYYSSAMVFVGRHATHEWLPGKEVLLSTTDYGSIMVGDVPQIYFYISDGLGEGIQAKRRGFAVMISHLTSPLAYTQLYGNLTVLAGLVNEYENAMDQSAKDALLSEIRYIVDTNNYVGSMGISNETFNGYTADELVSAVDSFIKSVQNEIYTWGLHALGQNWTDKDIGLSVSTALSQQFTYNGVTTSLYDEIAKIKYSKNYNELNSLERGVVMNYSADVVIALIYYSSEEVCQVIGVNSTSLLAAFDYAKLYISLIKLSVQKEIDSFIDALNGKYIAPGPAGDVLDINSLPTGGNFFHDQSQELPTEEAFKYGRTLTLLALEGLTDDTEKLVMGIWCVETARDDGALISVVLYLLGMEPVYSSSPSAGGYVQVGNDEDRDDHEHDEEVAVGVKTNIMPSYVKLNDLVRPDGWEKKRIDVTVITSGNFRDLYSTQAMLMDNAFRISLARSYMYILDNDDLMSGPWGKDIQEGLDEVMASINYYGVGGESFEENSVAKHWVSDFIYYKELGYDTTHAAEYAITRIFAPPNGDYGAGIAKSVSMSWTWNDTDELSEFYLGRMGNMYSKFYWGETNPLVFARALNNTNDLIVSRNTNVYGVLDNDDFFDYWGGLSMTMAFVNGNTPKMNVLMYGNRNTPYTTSIEQAISKEILTRYSNPDWISGMMQEGYSGARYISNKFLTDLLGWSVTRPEAVSNYMWDDAYDVYFNDKYGIGVTDWLKTGNNNYAFISSAGTLLTAAYEGYWKTDSATLSSLANQWAQAVIANGVACCDCSCGNIAMMQWAVDFINPDLLAKFADQIFQATNHNFFNPANFQNNPNADEADSNMDDNTGVNTNNGDVLSNSTSSTLKSDSATSGFTGKTAVGVGDSSSQPATASSSSEIYDSENVGETGGDSASKSYEVEKSVSSSSTTTEKSMSIQLIICVIILVGIFAIGYFRNKQKDDF from the coding sequence TTGAGTTGTATTAATGCAACATTTGCTTTGGAAGACAATGGAACTGTTATTGCAGACAGCGTAAGCTCTCAAAATCAGGCTTACAACAAGACAATGCTTCTTGTAAGCGATAACAGTGGAACAAACATCCTTGATTCTGCCGCAAATGAAGTGCTAAACAATTATTCTGACGTTAACATACAGGTCAGAAGTTCAGCTCAAATCTCCACTATGAAGGAGGAGGAACTTTTCAATCTGGTTGAGAAAAGCGATATCGTACTCATCAACTGGCTTACCACCGATGCCGATTCCGTTTTTACAAACCTTTTGATTAAGCATCCTGACCTTTCAAACAAGGAAATGTTTCTTGTACTTGAAAGCTCCTCATCTTCACAGCTTAAAACATTTAATCTGGTTAAGAATTCTACTATAAATTATCATAAAATCTTCTCAGACGGAATATTCACTGCAGATTATCTGAATGAATATTTCCAAACAACAAAAAGAGGCCAATCATTTAATACCGTTAGCGATTATCTGACCAACGGCAACGGAAATAAGGCAAATCCTCTGTTTAACCAGGCGGTCTTATATAAAGACTGCAACGATAAGGAAAATGCGATAAACGAGATATTGTGGGCATTGAATGCATGCGGATACAACTGCCAGTATCTTGCCCCTAATTTCCACGAATCCTATCAGTACGGCTTATACAGGGACAGATACATGACTCTTGAAGAATACATGAAACTATACTTCAATTCATCAAACGCCTACACCGTAGGTCTACTTGAAAGTAACATGTATGTATCAAGCGCATCTCTGGAACCTTATTATTCATTGATTAATGCTTTGGAAGCCAAAGGAGTTAACGTCATTCCTGTCGTGGCGGCAGGAGGGTCAGACGATCAGCTGAAGGTTATGGTTGAGTACTTTACCAATGCTCCTGATTATGAATCATTTTTAGAAAATTCATCAAATTACGAAAGCTATGTTGATGCGATAATCTCAATGCCTGCATACGGTATTGGGGGAACACTCTTTGATAAGGTCACCGAGTTCTTTGAAACCGCAGGCGTTCCGGTATTCAGGGCAGTGCACTCCGATTACGTAAGCAATGAGGAATGGGAGTTAAGCACTACCGGACTTCCGGGCAACAGAAGTGACAAATGGTGGCACGTAGCTATCGGCGAAGCGCAGGGCATCATAGAGGCTACCTTCGTAGGCGGAGTTACCAATGAGATATCCGCCACTACAGGCGCCAAATTAACCGGATACAAGTCTCACGAGACCAACATTGACTTGTTTACCGACAGAATCATTTCCTGGATTGATTTGCAGTATGAGGAAAATCAAAACAAGAAGATTTCTCTTCTCTATTACAACTATCCTCCGGGAAAGCAGAACATCGGTTCAAGCTATTTGGACTCAATGACCAGTATCTACAACCTTTTGCAGACATTAAAGGCGGAAGGCTATGATGTCGGCCAGTTGCCGGATAACGTAAGCCAGCTGGAAGACATGATTATCAAGTCAGGTATTAACGTAGCTACATGGGCTCCGGGTGAACTGGAAAAGCTGGCAAACAGATCCAATGTGGTTCTTCTTCCTGTCAGCGAATATGTGGAATGGTTTGAAAGTCTCGAACCGATTTCCAAACTCCAGGTAACCGAAGGGCCTGTTGCATACATTGGCGAGCTTTCAAGAAACGCAATAGCCATTGATTATACCGATCCGATGGATGAGAGACTCACCGACTGGTACGGTGAAATCATAGCGCTCTTGCCTGACAACTACACTTCAAGGGCAATTCCTATTTTGGATAACATTGTTTCAGCCCTCAGAAAGTATCTCTCAACGGGCCTGGAATCCGACTATGAGATATTTTTAAAATACAAGCAGGAATGGGCTGATTTGGACGTGCCTGGTTTGAACGGATGGGGAGAGGCTCCCGGAAACATAATGACCGTTTGGAGAAACGGAACTCAATACTTCGTTATTCCCGGTCTTACTTTCGGAAACGTCTTCGTTGCCCCTGAACCTCAAAGGGGATGGGAAGCCGATTCAGATGCACTCTATCACAGCACTGCAGTCGCTCCGACCCATCAGTATCTTGCGGCATTCTACTATTTCCAGGAATACTATTCATCAGCAATGGTATTTGTCGGAAGGCACGCAACCCACGAATGGCTGCCTGGAAAGGAAGTTCTGTTGTCAACGACTGATTACGGTTCCATTATGGTTGGAGACGTACCTCAAATCTATTTCTACATCTCTGACGGTTTAGGTGAAGGTATTCAGGCAAAAAGAAGAGGTTTTGCAGTAATGATTTCTCATCTGACTTCCCCTCTTGCCTACACTCAGCTTTACGGAAACTTAACCGTCCTTGCCGGTCTGGTTAACGAGTATGAAAACGCAATGGATCAAAGCGCAAAGGACGCACTCCTGTCCGAAATCAGATACATTGTCGATACCAACAACTATGTTGGCTCAATGGGCATAAGCAATGAAACATTCAACGGCTATACTGCCGACGAGTTAGTTTCCGCAGTCGACTCTTTCATCAAATCAGTTCAAAATGAGATATACACGTGGGGTCTGCACGCTCTGGGACAAAACTGGACGGATAAGGATATAGGCCTTTCCGTTTCGACGGCATTGTCACAGCAGTTCACCTATAATGGAGTCACAACCTCATTGTATGATGAAATAGCTAAAATCAAATACTCCAAAAACTACAATGAGCTCAATTCCCTTGAAAGAGGCGTAGTGATGAATTATTCAGCAGATGTCGTAATAGCATTAATCTATTATTCAAGCGAGGAAGTGTGCCAGGTGATTGGCGTTAATTCAACTTCACTGCTTGCGGCATTCGATTATGCGAAATTGTACATTTCCCTAATCAAGCTGTCTGTTCAAAAGGAAATCGATTCATTCATTGATGCTTTAAACGGAAAATACATTGCTCCAGGTCCTGCAGGAGACGTGCTTGACATCAATTCACTTCCTACAGGAGGCAATTTCTTCCACGACCAGTCCCAGGAACTTCCAACAGAAGAGGCTTTCAAATACGGAAGGACACTAACATTACTGGCGTTAGAAGGCCTGACGGACGACACCGAAAAGCTTGTAATGGGAATCTGGTGTGTTGAAACCGCAAGAGATGACGGAGCATTAATTTCAGTTGTATTATACTTATTGGGAATGGAACCTGTATACTCCTCCTCACCTAGTGCCGGGGGATACGTGCAGGTAGGAAATGATGAAGACCGTGACGACCATGAGCATGACGAGGAAGTTGCAGTAGGTGTTAAAACCAACATCATGCCTTCTTATGTTAAATTAAATGATTTGGTCCGTCCTGACGGCTGGGAAAAGAAAAGGATTGACGTTACCGTAATCACGAGCGGTAACTTCAGGGACTTGTATTCCACCCAGGCAATGCTTATGGATAACGCATTCAGGATTTCCCTGGCCAGGTCATACATGTACATCCTGGACAATGATGATTTGATGTCTGGCCCTTGGGGAAAGGACATTCAGGAAGGTCTCGATGAGGTAATGGCCTCAATCAACTACTACGGCGTCGGCGGCGAATCATTTGAGGAAAACAGTGTCGCAAAACACTGGGTAAGCGACTTCATATACTACAAGGAACTGGGCTATGATACCACTCATGCGGCCGAATACGCAATAACCCGTATCTTTGCGCCTCCGAACGGTGATTACGGTGCAGGAATTGCAAAGTCTGTTTCCATGAGCTGGACCTGGAACGATACCGACGAGCTGTCCGAGTTCTATCTGGGCAGGATGGGTAACATGTACTCCAAGTTCTACTGGGGCGAAACCAATCCTCTGGTATTTGCAAGGGCTTTAAACAACACAAATGATTTGATTGTAAGCCGTAACACCAACGTTTACGGTGTTCTGGACAACGATGATTTCTTCGATTACTGGGGCGGACTTTCAATGACGATGGCTTTCGTTAACGGAAACACTCCGAAAATGAACGTATTGATGTATGGAAACAGGAACACTCCATATACTACGTCAATCGAACAGGCCATTTCAAAGGAAATCCTTACCAGATATTCCAATCCTGACTGGATTAGCGGAATGATGCAGGAAGGATACAGCGGTGCCAGATACATTTCAAACAAGTTCCTCACGGACTTGCTCGGATGGTCAGTGACAAGGCCTGAAGCCGTTTCAAACTACATGTGGGATGACGCATACGATGTCTATTTCAATGACAAGTACGGCATCGGCGTTACCGACTGGCTTAAAACGGGAAACAACAACTATGCGTTCATTTCCTCAGCAGGTACATTACTCACAGCAGCTTATGAAGGCTACTGGAAAACCGATTCTGCAACATTATCCAGCCTTGCCAACCAGTGGGCTCAGGCAGTAATTGCAAACGGAGTGGCCTGCTGTGACTGCAGTTGCGGTAACATTGCTATGATGCAGTGGGCGGTTGACTTTATCAATCCGGATCTGCTTGCCAAGTTCGCAGACCAGATTTTCCAGGCAACGAATCACAATTTTTTCAATCCTGCCAATTTCCAGAACAATCCTAATGCCGATGAGGCGGACAGTAATATGGATGACAATACAGGCGTTAATACCAACAACGGTGACGTCCTGTCAAATTCAACTTCATCAACCTTAAAGTCAGACAGCGCAACATCCGGATTTACCGGCAAGACTGCTGTCGGTGTTGGAGATTCCTCTTCACAGCCTGCTACAGCTTCAAGCTCATCTGAAATCTATGACTCAGAAAATGTGGGTGAAACCGGTGGAGACTCAGCATCCAAAAGCTATGAGGTTGAAAAGTCCGTTTCAAGTAGCAGTACGACAACCGAGAAATCAATGTCAATACAGCTGATAATATGTGTAATAATTTTAGTGGGAATTTTTGCTATAGGCTACTTTAGAAATAAACAAAAAGATGATTTTTGA
- a CDS encoding DUF2162 domain-containing protein: MDMMSVLWQFGIIAAILVFGIKVGLASGLANLSKKLLALICIGYGGGVLIISAIASLYAEQITQAIYSYNSIFYMIMALIMIIAGLITIREYKVHDHNTSTATSLAVIAPCPCCFGSIVASILIVAPTIGVGAFYLSWFAAATLVAVIIITYFASNIIVKHISKPYPIILGNFMLLLGAYFLLSAIVIPNIAGSLSKDFGNLTMSSPESIIAIVVMLVILVIIGVFLNKKSKRLLE; encoded by the coding sequence ATGGATATGATGAGTGTTTTATGGCAATTTGGTATCATTGCAGCTATTCTTGTCTTTGGTATTAAAGTGGGTTTAGCTTCAGGACTGGCCAATCTGTCAAAGAAATTATTAGCGTTGATCTGTATAGGATATGGTGGTGGAGTACTTATTATTTCCGCTATAGCATCTTTATATGCAGAACAAATCACTCAAGCTATTTATAGTTATAATTCTATATTCTATATGATTATGGCCCTTATCATGATTATAGCTGGTCTGATCACTATACGGGAATATAAGGTCCATGATCACAATACGAGTACTGCAACGTCGCTGGCGGTAATTGCACCTTGTCCGTGCTGTTTCGGTTCAATCGTTGCAAGTATCTTAATTGTCGCTCCAACCATTGGAGTCGGCGCTTTTTATTTAAGCTGGTTTGCTGCTGCAACTTTGGTGGCTGTTATTATAATAACATACTTCGCATCAAACATCATAGTCAAGCATATAAGCAAGCCTTATCCGATTATCCTGGGAAACTTCATGCTTCTTTTAGGTGCTTATTTCCTGCTTTCTGCAATTGTAATTCCTAATATTGCAGGTTCACTAAGCAAGGATTTCGGCAACCTCACGATGAGCTCTCCCGAATCCATTATCGCTATCGTTGTTATGCTGGTGATTCTGGTGATAATTGGAGTATTTTTAAATAAGAAAAGTAAACGTCTTTTAGAATGA
- a CDS encoding DUF3344 domain-containing protein, producing the protein MNFKNIFLCFTVLFLISIMSGTVFADEAPAMSLVEEGTVSGDVAVHASNPFHPSGSLEYTIPDDVSQIRSANVIVSSYSGSGAPTYALYSNVTLDTGNGVEVLGYEDLRCDIPMANDPTVYRINDHTTKQFSDYQSSYNITDKVKDLSSGDTIKISVQNTRNPDYQFDGRIKMISLVLAYDDGDDDKITYWLNVGQSWTQTSRSNLIKTKNFNGEYDEVTFENIATSSYSALCRINGKLIYDPLYEKQGSYFIDDIWDIKDNFKVGIDTNFSYKASESGFGSFKSVVQLLKVSKYNITVNATITPQYKNTVYAGVINNLTVDVSSNKKIDVVVKLYEGKDVLYSENVTLSRGKTLMHCIDSKIRPITENTVNGNDNEKVNYTLVIEDAKGNIISETNSSFVLLYNGYFAKDLEYPNANPLLRKITVVGDVIVLNGDVYSAAGTTNRTDVFNLEFNGTVNTALLYVSYNWDKDVNGDFNTWNVTFNNVSIAPVASYRDQSNLGTSGRYGYGLIVFNVTDLAVSGENVFSFNKTAKICAVYPSSLIVLTDNDESSIKTVYILEESDLLYTKYNMGLPTGFNTLFEITDGNATLYVFAAGAQSGEGNIIVNGETYENVWNGTTNTFDMFKTDVNATDVEIYFEATGGSILGLHQMIVVEYENYLSVEVPEVVKYFKGSERLVVNVKDYNGNPVSNRTVNITLNGVTYSRTTDENGSASMALGLNSGKYNVTADVDGFKTESSVTILPTVNGTDVVKVFRNATQYYATFRDSEGNYLSNGTEVTFNINGVMYKRYINGNEGKARLNLNLEQGTYVITAINPVNGEMAANNITVIPRIVNNNDLVKYYRNGSQYYVSILGDDGKPVGANETVTFNINGVMYERKTNVSGVARLNINLQPGEYVITAMYGGCNVANNITVLPVLTAENVTMSYKDGTKFKATLVDGEGNPLANTNVTFNINGVFYQRTTNATGVAALNINLMPGEYIITSSYNDANIANTIKING; encoded by the coding sequence ATGAATTTTAAAAATATTTTTTTATGTTTTACAGTTCTCTTTTTAATTTCTATAATGTCAGGCACTGTTTTTGCTGATGAAGCGCCTGCCATGAGTCTGGTTGAAGAGGGAACGGTATCTGGAGATGTAGCAGTACATGCTTCAAATCCATTTCATCCTTCAGGAAGTCTGGAATATACAATTCCCGATGACGTAAGTCAGATACGTTCAGCTAATGTGATTGTAAGCTCTTACTCTGGAAGCGGAGCTCCAACGTATGCATTATACTCCAACGTTACTTTGGATACGGGCAATGGAGTTGAAGTATTGGGTTATGAGGACTTGCGCTGTGATATTCCTATGGCCAATGATCCTACGGTTTACAGAATCAATGACCATACCACAAAGCAGTTTTCCGATTATCAGTCAAGCTATAATATCACTGATAAGGTAAAGGACCTCTCTAGTGGCGATACGATTAAGATATCAGTTCAGAATACGAGAAATCCTGATTATCAGTTCGACGGCAGAATCAAAATGATATCTCTGGTATTGGCCTATGACGACGGGGACGATGACAAGATAACCTACTGGCTTAATGTCGGACAGTCATGGACGCAAACCAGCCGTTCAAACCTGATAAAGACGAAAAATTTCAATGGAGAATATGACGAGGTGACCTTCGAGAATATCGCAACGTCATCCTATTCCGCATTGTGCAGAATCAATGGCAAGCTCATATATGACCCTCTTTATGAAAAGCAGGGAAGCTATTTCATTGATGACATATGGGATATTAAAGACAATTTCAAAGTCGGAATTGACACTAATTTCTCATATAAGGCATCAGAAAGCGGTTTCGGCTCCTTCAAATCTGTTGTTCAGCTGCTGAAGGTAAGCAAATACAACATCACTGTAAACGCCACCATAACGCCACAGTACAAGAATACTGTTTATGCGGGTGTCATCAATAATCTGACGGTGGACGTTTCATCAAACAAAAAGATTGATGTCGTTGTAAAGCTCTATGAGGGTAAAGATGTGCTTTACTCAGAAAACGTCACTTTAAGCAGAGGAAAAACTTTAATGCATTGCATTGACTCTAAAATCAGGCCGATAACAGAAAATACCGTAAACGGAAACGATAATGAGAAAGTCAATTATACTCTTGTAATCGAAGATGCAAAGGGAAATATTATAAGTGAAACTAATTCAAGTTTCGTTTTATTGTACAACGGCTATTTCGCAAAAGACCTTGAATATCCAAATGCAAATCCTCTTTTAAGGAAAATCACTGTTGTCGGTGATGTAATCGTTTTAAATGGTGATGTTTACAGTGCAGCAGGCACCACCAACAGGACAGATGTCTTTAATCTGGAATTTAACGGAACCGTCAATACCGCTTTGCTTTATGTTTCATACAACTGGGATAAAGACGTCAACGGCGACTTCAACACATGGAATGTCACGTTCAATAATGTTTCAATAGCTCCTGTCGCCTCATACCGTGACCAGTCCAATCTGGGAACATCAGGCAGATACGGATATGGATTGATAGTCTTTAATGTCACAGATCTGGCCGTTTCAGGGGAAAATGTCTTCTCATTCAACAAGACAGCAAAAATTTGCGCTGTCTATCCGAGCAGCCTTATTGTATTGACTGATAATGATGAAAGCAGCATTAAAACCGTCTACATCTTAGAGGAATCCGATTTATTGTATACCAAGTACAATATGGGATTGCCTACCGGTTTCAACACTTTATTTGAAATAACTGACGGAAACGCAACGTTGTACGTATTTGCTGCCGGCGCACAGTCCGGTGAAGGTAACATTATCGTTAACGGCGAAACCTATGAAAACGTCTGGAACGGAACCACAAATACCTTTGACATGTTCAAAACGGATGTTAACGCAACTGATGTGGAAATCTACTTTGAAGCAACCGGAGGAAGCATTTTAGGCCTTCATCAAATGATCGTCGTTGAGTATGAAAATTATCTGAGTGTTGAAGTTCCTGAAGTCGTAAAATACTTCAAGGGGTCTGAAAGACTTGTTGTTAATGTAAAGGATTACAACGGAAATCCTGTATCAAACAGGACAGTCAACATAACATTGAACGGTGTCACATACTCAAGAACGACCGATGAAAACGGAAGTGCAAGTATGGCTTTAGGTTTAAACAGCGGCAAGTATAACGTAACCGCTGATGTTGATGGATTTAAGACTGAATCAAGCGTTACGATTTTGCCTACAGTCAACGGAACTGACGTTGTAAAGGTATTCAGAAACGCCACCCAGTACTATGCCACATTCAGGGACTCCGAAGGCAATTACCTGTCTAACGGCACTGAAGTGACTTTCAACATCAACGGAGTTATGTACAAGCGTTACATTAATGGAAACGAAGGCAAAGCCAGACTAAACTTAAATCTTGAACAGGGAACCTACGTTATCACCGCAATCAATCCGGTAAATGGTGAAATGGCTGCAAACAACATTACAGTCATTCCAAGAATCGTCAACAACAACGACTTGGTAAAGTACTACAGAAATGGCTCCCAGTACTATGTAAGCATTTTGGGTGACGACGGTAAACCTGTAGGCGCCAACGAAACGGTGACTTTCAACATCAACGGCGTAATGTATGAGAGAAAAACCAACGTGTCAGGCGTTGCAAGGCTCAACATCAACCTGCAGCCTGGAGAATACGTAATAACCGCAATGTACGGCGGATGCAACGTAGCAAACAACATTACAGTATTGCCTGTATTAACGGCCGAAAACGTTACTATGAGCTACAAGGACGGAACCAAATTTAAAGCAACTTTAGTTGATGGTGAGGGAAATCCTTTAGCAAACACAAATGTCACGTTCAACATCAACGGTGTCTTTTATCAAAGAACCACAAACGCTACGGGCGTTGCCGCATTGAACATCAATCTGATGCCGGGCGAATACATCATTACCTCAAGCTATAATGATGCAAATATCGCAAACACAATAAAGATCAATGGATGA